From Micromonospora echinaurantiaca:
CGGCGTCTACTCGTTCGGCGAGACGATGTACGGCATCGGCGCCGACCCGGGGGTGCGCTACCCGTACCACCGGGTGGTGACCAACGACTGGTGGAACGAGAATCCCGAGTCGCCGCTCTACAACACCTTCCAGCACAGCACCACCAACCCGGGTGGCTTCAGTGAGGCGCTGTGGAAGGAGATCCCCGCGTACACCCACTTCGCGGTGATCACCTACAACATGCGGCCGAACGTGCCGGAGCCGATCCCGAACGCCGGCAGTGGCATCTTCCTGCACGAGTTCAGCACCAGTGGCGGCAACGCGACCGCCGGCTGCGTCAGCCTTTCGCACGCCAACCTGGTCCGGGTGCTGACCTGGCTGGACCCGGCGCGCGCGCCGCGGATCGTGATCAGCCCGGTGCAGAACCTCGGCCGGTACTGACCACCGACCCGTCCCGCGGGGCCGTCCCGACCGGGGCGGCCCTCACCGTCCCGTTCCGGGTGCCGACCGGGGCGGCGCTGGGTAGCGTGCCGGAGTGGACATCGGATTCGCCCCGCCGGTCTCCGGCTCATGGGCCACGCCGGAGCACATGGTCCACGTCGCCCGGCGCGCGGAACTGCTCGGATACCACTCGCTGTGGACGTTCCAGCGGCTGCTGGCCCCCGCCGACCTCGGCTGGAGCGAGACGTACCACAGCGTTCAGGATCCGCTGACCACGCTGGCGTTCCTCGCCGCCCACACCACCCGGATCCGGCTCGGCGTCGCGGTGCTCAACATGCCGTTCGTCTCCCCGGTCGTGCTGGCCAAGCAGACCGCGACCCTCGACATCCTCAGCGGCGGACGGCTCGACGTCGGGCTCGGCCTCGGCTGGTCCGACGAGGAGTACCAGGCGACCGGCGCGAGCCGGCACCGGCGGGGTCAGCGGGCCGCCGAGTTCGTCACCGTCCTGCGCAGCCTCTGGCAGGACGAGGTCATCGCCCACCGCGGCGAGTTCTACCAGATCCCACCGACCCGGCTGGACCCCAAGCCGCTGCAGCGACCGCACCCGCCGATCCTGCTCGGCGGCCAGGCGCCCGCGGCGCTGCGCCGGGCGGGCCGGCTCGCCGACGGCTGGATCAGCGGCAGCCAGGAGGACCTGACCGGCATCGCCGCGGCGATCACGACGGTGCGGACGGCGGCCGAGCAGGCCGGTCGCGATCCCCGCTCGCTGCGCTTCGTCTGCCGCGGCGCCGTGCGGGCACGCCCGGCCGGCCCGGCCGACCGGACGCCGCTCACCGGCACGCTGGAGCAGATCCGGTCGGACGTCGACCGGCTCGCCGAGGCGGGCGTCACGGAACTCTTCGTCGACCTCAACTTCGACCCCGAGATCGGCTCACCCTCGGCGCAGCCGCGGGAGTCGCTGCGCCGCGCCGACGAGGTGCTCGACGCGCTCGCCCCGACCCGCTGACCCGAGCCGCTCACCCCGTCAGGTCCACCGCGCCCGCGGCCGCCGACCACGCCGACCAGCGGGTCACCGTGAGTGCGACGACCGGCCCGCCCGGCGGGCGCCGCACGTACTGCGGGTACTTGGCGGCCAGCGCCGACCGGGCCGCTGCCTCCTCGGCCGGATCGTCGGCCAGGCGGCCGTGGCCGTCCAGCCGGACCCACCACAGCGCCGACCAGTCCTCGTCGTACTCGTCGACGAGCAGGCAGGCGTGCTCCGTCGCCTCGATGTTCACCAGCCGGCGCAGCCGCCGGTGGCGCTTGGGCTTCTCGTCCACCGCGTGGTACGCCACGTCGCCGAGCAGGGCGAAGCAGACCGGCACCAGGTGCGGGCGGCCGTCGGGCCCGACGGTGGCGAGCCGGGCCACCCGGGCCGAGCCGACCCGGTGGCGTACTTCCTCGGCCCGCACACCCGGCGCCCGGTCGTCAGGTGGCTCCGCCGCGGACGATGGCCACCGCCACCCGGCAGAACTCGTCCATGTCCGGCTCGAAGCCGGCCGCGATGTCGGGGTGCAGGCCGGCCCGGGTCTCGTCGAGCAGCCGCTGGCAGACCTGCTCGACCGGCTCGCCGGCGTAGCTGGCACGGACCCGTTCCGCCGCCGCCTGCAGCGCCGAGGTCAGCTGGTCTTCCAGCGGGCCGCGCAGCTTCTGCTGCACAGGGTCGAGCCCGCGGGGGTCCAGCGTGACATGTGGCTCCGACATCGGCGCTCCCTTCGTCGGCGTCCGCGGTACCCCACCGCGGCCGTCGGTCAAACCACGTTCGATACGGCGGCGACCCGCACCTGGTACGAGAAGTCCTCCGCCGGCTGCTCGACGTACGACAGCCGGCGGATCTGCCGGTCGTCGTCGTAGAGGGCGACGTCGACCAGGACGCCGAGGTGGGCCAGGCCGATGCTGGACACCCGCTTCTTGTCCTGGAGCACCGCGCACACCCCGCCGAGCAGCGTGCTGGCGTCGGAGGTGCGGTGCCCGGGTGGGCAGCGCAGCACCACGTCCACCTCGATCGGCCCGGACAGCGGGGTCCAGCCGGTCTGCTGGGCCGCCGCGCAGGCCGCTTCGAGCAGGGCGCGGACCCTCGTCGCCTGCCGGTGGCCGGCGGCGAAGATGGACAGCGCCTCAGTCTTGACCGGTGGCAGGCCGCTCACCTCGAACGTCAGGGCGAGAGCGCGGGTGTCCTGCACCACGACGGCACCTCCTCGTTGGGGACGATCCTGCCCAACCGGTGGACCGGCAGAGGGAAGTTCCCGCGAGAACCAACCGATCGGACGGGCTGGGGTCGGCCGGAGGCGTGTCGACGTCGGCGGCGAACGCGCTGGCTGCGGAGCTAGGACGACGCTAGTCGACTCGCCGCTGGCTGGGTAGCACCGCCGCTCACTGGGTGGGACGTGGCGCGAACGCGCAGAACTCGTTGCCCTCCGGGTCGGCCATGATCCACCAGCTGATCGTGTCGTCCGGTTCGCGCAGCAGCGTGGCGCCGGCCTTGATCAGGGCGGTCGGCTCGGGGTCGGTCAGGTCGACGTCCCAGTGCATCCGGTTCTTCACGGTCTTGCGTTCCGGCACCGGGTCGAAGATCCACTGCCGCCAGGGGAAGCCGGCCGCGCCGAGCACCGAGGCGTGCCCCCGGTCGCTGGCGCATACCTCGCCACCGACCACGCCGGCCCACCATGTTGCCTGGGCGACCGGGTCGGCCGAGTCCACGATCAGCGCGATCGGGCCGGGTTGCGCACCCTCGCGGGGCGGGAACGCGCAGAACAGGTTGCCGCCCGGGTCGGCCAGCACCCACCAGTCGATCTCCGCGTCGGGCTCGCGGACCAGCCGCGCCCCGGCGGCCAGCAGCGCCGCCGGCTCCGCGTCGGCCAGCCGCAGGTCCAGGTGGACCCGGGTCTTGGCGGTACGCGGCTCGGGCACCCGGTTGACCCAGATCGACTCCGCGCCCGAGCCGCCGCGCGGGTCGACCCGGGTGTCCCCGTCGCCGGTGTCCACCAACTCGCCGTCCAGGATCCGGGCCCAGAAGCCACCCAACACGTGCGGGTCGGCCGCATCCAGACACAGGTCCTTGAACCGAGCGATCATCCCCCCATCATCCCCACCCACCCGCACCCCCTCAACCCGTTTGATCATGAGGTTGGGGCGTCGAAACGGACAAACGTCCCCGCCAACCTCATGATCAACGCGATGGTGGTGGCCGGGGGGTTAGTGGCGGCCGCGTTTGAGTTCGTGGAAGGCCGGGAGGTGGAGTAGGGGGAGCAGGGAGTCCCAGATGGTCAGGGCGTCGTCGGTGCCGGGCACCTCGGTGAGGATCGGGCCGTGCATGCCCCGCTCCGCGCCGGGCACCATGAGCACCGGCGAGCCGATGTCCGGGCCGGCTGAGGCGTACGCCAGCGCGTGCGACTCGCGTACCGCCCGGTCCCAGCGCTCGTCGTCGAGCGCCGCCGCCGCGTCACCCAGGCCGGCCGCCGCCACGGCCGCGTCCACGATCTTCGGCGACAGCGGGTTGCCGGCGTCGTGGCTGCGCGCGCCCACCTCGGCGTAGAACCGGGCGATGTCGTCCGGCCGGCCGTCCGCGCGCAGCGCCTCCACCAGCCGCAGCGCCCGACTCGACGCGGCCAGCACGTCGGCGAACTCGGGGGCGGACTTCCCCTCGTTGAGGATGGCCAGGCTGAAGGCCCGCCATTCGACCCGCAGGCCACGGGCGTCGGCGACGGCGACCAGCCAGCGCGAGGTGCGCCAGGTCCACGGGCAGGCGGGATCGAAGAAGAACGTGGCGTCCATCGGCCGAGACTAAGCGCCCGCGCGCCGCCCCGCAGCGCGGTGACCCGGGCCACACCGGCGACCTGTTGTCGGCGTTCCATCACCGTCAGGTTTCGCGCCTTCGCAGGTCGGGCAGTGTTGGGGCCACGAAACGTCCGGGACCGATCACTCGCTGGTCAGCGTCCCGACCGTCTCGCCGTGCGCCGGGGCACGGTGCGTCACCCCGGCTGTTGCGAGGGGAGGGGTGATGAGCGATCCCGACGGGAGCCGGCGCCGGCCACGCGTACGCGCGCTGGCCGCGGCCGCGGCGCTGACGTTGGTGGCACCCATGGCGGCCTGCGGATCCGGCGACGACGGCGGCGTGCCGACGATCAACCTGTACTACCCGCCGGAGCAGAACCTGCAGAAGGTGGTGGACAACTGCAACGCGGCGGCCCAGGGCCGGTACCAGATCGCCTACCGGGTGCTGCCGCGTCAGGCCGACGACCAGCGGGTGCAGATGGTGCGTCGGCTCGCCGCGGAGGACCCCGGCATGGACGTGCTCGGCCTGGACGTCACCTGGACGCAGGAGTTCGCCAGCGCCGACTGGATCCTGGAGTGGACCGGGCAGGACCGGGCGGAGGTCGAGCAGGGCACCCTGGCCGGCCCGCTGGAGACCGCGCGCTACCAGGACAAGCTCTACGCCGCGCCGAAAAACACGAACGTCCAGCTGCTCTGGTACCGCAAGGACCTGGTGCCCGAGGCGCCGAAGAGCTGGGACCAGATGATCTCGGCGGCCCAGCAGCTGAAGCAGCAGGGTAAGCCGTACCAGGTGCTCACCATGGGCGCCCAGTACGAGGGCCTGGTGGTCCTCTACAACACCCTCGCGGAGAGCGCCGGCGGCAACATCCTCAGCGACGACGGCAAGCGGGCGGTGATGGACGAGGGCACCGTCAAGGCGCTGGAGCAGCTGCAGCGCTTCGCCACGTCGGGCGTGACGTCGCCGTCGTTCAGCAACGCCACCGAGGACCCGGTGCGGCTGGAGTTCCAGTCCGGCAACGGCGCCTTCCAGGTGAACTGGCCGTTCGTCTACCCCGCGATGCAGGAGGCCAACCCGGAGCTGGCCAAGCAGGTCGCCTGGGCGCGGGTGCCGGGCATCGACGAGAACACCCCGAGCAAGGTCACCATCGGCGGGGTGAACATGGCGGTCAGCGCCTACTCCGAACACCCGGCGGAGTCCTTCGAGGCGGCGAAGTGCATCCGCAACGCCGAGAACCAGAAGTTCTCCGCGGTCAACGACGGGGTTCCGCCGACCATCGAGCGGGTCTACGACGACCCGGAGATGGCCGAGGCGTACCCGATGAAGGAGACCATCCTGGAGGAGCTCAAGGAGCCGGCGACCCGTCCGCTGACCCCGGCGTACCAGAGCATCTCCACCGTGATGTCGGCGATCCTCTCGCCGCCGTCGGCGATCGACCCGCAGCGGACCGCCGACGAGCTGCGCGACGCCATCGCCGACGCCCTGGAGTCCAAGGGGGTCCTACCGTGAGCGTGAACGCCACCCCCGGCGGGGCGGAGGTCGCGGCCGACGAGACCGCTGCCCGGTCCGGCGCCCGGCACGCCGCCGTGCCGGCCCAGCGTGACCGCCGGCGCAAGCCGCCGCTGAGCGAGAACAAGAAGGCCGAACGCCGGCTGGGCTGGCTGCTCTGCGCGCCGGCCGCGCTGGTCATGGTGCTGGTGACGGCGTATCCGATCCTCTACTCGGTCTGGTTGTCGCTGCAGCGCTTCGACCTGCGCTTCCCCCACCAGCGGGAGTTCATCGGGCTGGAGAACTACGTCACCGTGCTGACCAACGAGTTCTGGTGGACGGCGTTCGGGGTCACCGCGCTGATCACCGTGGTCACCGTCGCGGTGGAACTGGTGCTCGGCATGGGCCTGGCGCTGATCATGCACCGCACGCTGGTCGGCCGGGGCATCGTGCGCACTGCGGCGCTGATCCCGTACGGGATCGTCACGGTGGTCGCCGCCTTCTCCTGGCGGTACGCCTGGACGCCCGGCACCGGCTACCTGGCGAACCTGTTCAGCGAGGGCGCGCCGCTGACCGAACGGGCCAGCTCGCTGGCGATCATCATGCTGGCGGAGATCTGGAAGACCACCCCGTTCATGGCGCTGCTGCTGATGGCCGGGCTGGCGCTGGTCCCGGAGGACCTGCTCAAGGCGGCCTCCACCGACGGGGCGACCGCCTGGCAGCGGTTCACCAAGGTGATGCTGCCGGTGATGAAGCCGGCGATCCTGGTCGCGCTGCTGTTCCGCACCCTGGACGCGTTCCGGGTCTTCGACAACATCTTCGTGCTCACCGCGGGCGGCAACGAGACCTCCTCGGTGTCGATGCTCGCCTACAACAACCTGATCCGGGGCCTCAACCTCGGCATCGGGTCGACGATGTCGGTGCTGATCTTCCTCACCGTGGCGATCATCGCCTTCGTCTTCGTGAAGCTGTTCGGTACCGCTGCCCCCGGCAGCGACGACGGGGAGAGGCGCTGAGATGGCTGTCGAAACCACCACCCGGGCCAAGCTCCGCTGGGGTCTGCTGGACGTCGTCGTGGTCGTCTTCGCGCTGATCCCGGTGTTGTGGATCGCGTCGCTGTCGTTCAAGACCCCGGCCACCCTCACCGACGGCAAGTTCTGGCCGCGGGAGTGGACGCTGGACAACTACCGGACGATCTTCGCCACCGACCAGTTCGTCCGGGCCCTGGTCAACTCGATCGGCATCGCGCTGATCGCCACCGTGATCGCGGTGGTGCTCGGCGCCATGGCCGCGTACGCGATCTCCCGGCTGGACTTCCCCGGCAAGCGGCTGCTGGTCGGCGTCTCGCTGCTGATCGCGATGTTCCCGCAGGTGTCGCTGGTCTCGCCGCTGTTCGACATCGAGCGGCAGCTGGGCCTCTTCGACACCTGGCCGGGCCTGATCCTGCCGTACATCACCTTCGCCCTGCCGCTGGCGATCTACACGCTGTCGGCGTTCTTCAAGCAGATCCCCTGGGACCTGGAGAAGGCGGCGAAGATGGACGGGGCGACCCAGGGCCAGGCGTTCCGCCGGGTGATCGCGCCGCTGGCCGCGCCCGGCCTGTTCACCACGGCGATCCTGGTCTTCATCTTCTGCTGGAACGACTTCCTCTTCGCCATCTCGCTGACCTCCACCGAGCGGTCCCGCACGGTGCCGGTGGCGCTGTCGTTCTTCACCGGCGAGTCGCAGTTCGAGGACCCGACCGGGGCGATCTGCGCCGCCGCCGTGGTGATCACCATTCCGATCATCCTGTTCGTCCTCTTCTTCCAGCGCCGCATCGTCTCCGGCCTGACCTCCGGCGCCGTCAAGGGATAGGTGATAGTCGTGGCTGACATCGTGCTCGACAAGGTGAGCAAGAAGTTCCCGGACGGCACCGTCGCGGTGGCCGACGTCGACCTGGAGATCGCCGACGGCGAGTTCGTCATCCTGGTCGGCCCCTCCGGCTGCGGAAAGTCCACCACCCTCAACATGATCGCCGGGCTGGAGGACATCAGCTCCGGCGAGCTGCGCATCGGCGGCGAGCGGGTCAACGACAAGGCGCCCCGGGACCGGGACATCGCCATGGTCTTCCAGTCGTACGCCCTCTACCCGAACATGACCGTCCGGGAGAACATGGCGTTCCCGCTGCGCCTGGCCAAGCTGGACAAGGAGACCATCAACACCAAGGTCGAGGAGGCGGCGAAGGTCCTGGAGCTGACCGCGCTGCTGGACCGCAAGCCGGCCAACCTCTCCGGCGGCCAGCGGCAGCGGGTGGCGATGGGCCGGGCGATCGTCCGGCAGCCCAAGGCGTTCCTGATGGACGAGCCGCTGTCCAACCTGGACGCGAAGCTGCGGGTGCAGATGCGCACGGTGGTGTCCCGGCTGCAGAAGCAGCTCGGCACCACCACCGTCTACGTGACCCACGACCAGACCGAGGCGATGACCCTCGGCGATCGGGTGGTCATCATGCGCGGCGGCGCGGTGCAGCAGGTCGGCCCGCCGCAGGAGCTCTACGACCACCCGCGCAACCTCTTCGTGGCCGGCTTCATCGGCTCGCCGTCGATGAACTTCCTGCACGCCGTCGTGCAGGACGGCGCGCTGCGCACGGCGCTGGGCGAGGTGCCGCTCGGCGACCGGGTCCGGCGGCAGCTGGAGGGCGCCGACGCGCCGCGCGAGCTGATCCTCGGCATCCGGCCGGAGCACTTCGAGGACGCCGACCTGGTCGACGAGGACACCCGTCGCCGGGGCATGGAGTTCGAGGCGCCGGCGGAGATCGTCGAGTCGATGGGCTCGGACAAGTACGTCTACTTCACGGTCGAGGGGGAGCGGGCCAGCGCCGCCGAACTGGAGGAGCTGGCAGCCGACGCCGGCGCGTCCGACTTCACCGGGGCCGGTGCGAACCTGGTGACCCGGCTGTCGGCGGAGTCGCCGGTGGTGGAGGGGGAGACCCGCCGGGTCTGGTTCAACCTGGAGAAGATCCACCTGTTCGACCCCTCGAACGGGCGCAACCTGACCCTGCACGAGGGCCGGTCGGCCGGCGCGCTCGCCGACTGACGGTACGACCGCGCGGGCGGGTGGGTCGAAACCGACCCACCCGCCCGTCGTGCGTCAGGTGTCAGCGACGTCGCCGGCTGCGTTCCGGGATGTCGGCCTCGACCTGCTCCCGCCGGACCTGCTCGTCGATGGCCCGCTGGTCGACCACCTCGTCCTTGGTGAGGTGGACCCGCTCCACGGGAACCGTTTCCTTGCGCACCACCGGTCGCTCGGCGCGCAGGGTCATCTCCTGCTCGGCCTCGCCGATGTCGGCGTTCACGTTGCGCGCGTTCGCGGCGGAGATGGGCTCGCGCTCCACGTACACCTCGTCGTGCTCGACCGGCACGGTGGTGTGCACGTCCTCGGAGACGACGTACTTGCGCAGCCGCGCGGTGCCGGCGGGCTGGCTCTCGGTGCCGACCCGCAGGCGCTCCTCGGACCGGATGAGGTCCTCACCGGCGCCCGGCGCGCGTCCGCGCTCCCGGGCCGGCGGAGCGGCCGGAGCCGGTTGCGGCGCGAGCTGGTAATGCCGGTAGAGCTGCTCGACCTGCGCCGTGCTGAGCGGCTCGTCGGTGTCGGCGTCCACGGTGGGCGCGTCCTTCACCGTCGACTTGTCGTAGTCGACGGCGAGCGCGCCGCCGGCGATCTGGGCCTTCTGCAGCGGAGCCATCGACTCCTTCCTGCCCATCACCCCGGTCTTCACGCTGACCCAGGTCGGCTCACCGGCGTTGTCGGCCCAGATCTGACCCACGCTGCCGATCTTCGACCCCGAGCGGTCCGTGACGTTCTGTCCGTACAGCGAACTGACCTGCTGTGCGTTGAGCTTCATGGACCGTAACCTCCCTCTGTCTCACCCGGCGGATACCCGACCGGGCCGAGCGGATGCGTCACCGGCACGCCGGATAGGAGCGCCACGCGAGTGGGGCCGGTGAGGCCGGGGGAGGCGGGTGAGGTGTCGGTGGGTCGATGGATGGCGCGATGCCCGGCAGAATTCATCGATCAGGAAAACCGCTTCCGGTGCACGCGAGTGGGTGGACCACAAGCTTCACCTGGCGTGCGAGTAGTAGGAGCGCGCCGAGCGCGCGTCGCGCCACCTCGACCACAGCCCGGGACCGTCGCCGGGCAGTGCCAGGCGGTGAGCGGCGGTGGCGGCCCGCCGGCGGTGCCCGGAAAGTGTCTGTGCCGGCTGTTAGCGTGCGGCCCGGGTGCTACCGGCGGGTGTGCTCGAAGGGGCGTGGACCGGGTGGACGGCAGCGAGAAGAACGCATTGTTGGCGTTCCTGGAGGCGCAACGTGCCAGCGTGCTGGCGATCATCGACGGCCTCGACGCCGAAGCCCTGACCACCGCGGTGCTGCCCTCGGGATGGACACCGCTCGGTCTCATCGAACACCTCGGCTACGCCGAGCGGCACTGGTTCCAGGAAGTCGCCACCGGCGCCGCCGAGCCGTTGGCCTGGCCCGACGACGACCACACCCCCCTCACCACCCCGCGCCCACCCTCGGTGGTCCTCGCGTTCTATCGCGACCAATGCGCGCGATCCAACGCCGTCCTGGCCGCCACTCCACTGTCGACGCCCCCGCGCGGGCGTCACCCCGGTCCGCTCGGGGACGAGACCACCGACCTGCGCCGGATCGTCCTGCACATGATCGAGGAGACCGCCCGCCACGCCGGCCACCTCGACGTCGCACGCGAGTTGCTCGACGGAACGACGGGGCTGGGGCCGCGATAGCCACGCACGGGCTGTCGATGAGAGCGAGCCAGCACCCCGATCAGATACGGCGGAGCACCAGCGTCACGAAGCCCAGAACGTTGCGGTACCCGCGCAACCACTGATCGCGGTGCTCCGCGGCGACGGTGAGCGCCTGGGCGGCGTCCGGATGGCCGGGGTTGTCCAGCGCCCACTCGGTGAGCGAACCGATCCACGACCATTCGTAGTCGTCCCACTCGGCGGCGTCGCTGACATGGGCGTACACCGGCGTCCAGCCGGCCTGCTCGGCGGCGTCGACCAGGCCGGCGAGGTCGGTGAAGTCCTCCCGCTTCGCGTCGAGCGCCGCGAGTGCCTCCGGAGCCGGCGGGACCTGCCAAAATCCCTCACCGACCAGCAGGATGCCGTCGGCGTTCACCTGCCGACCGGCCAGCTTCAGCGTCTCGCCGAATCCGCCGAACGCGTGTGTCGAACCGACGCAGAGCACCAGGTCGTAATCGCCGTCCGGCACGTACGTCCGGGCGTCGCGCTCGTGCAGGGTGAGCCGCTCGGCGAGGCCGCGTTCGGCGGCGGCGCCGGCGGCGCGTTCGAGGGCGTACCGGCTGACGTCCACGCCGTCCGCGTGCCCGTCGGGGTAGTGAGCGAGGGCCTGCAGCGCCCAGGCTCCCTCTCCGCAGCCGAGGTCGAGCACGCGAGCCGCCGGTTGGCGGCCCGCTCGGCGTAGGAGCCGGTTGACGTTGACACCGAAGATCGGGGCCGCGATCGGGTGGTGCGAGTGCGCGATGCTACTGAGCCGTTGACGATCCACCGCCAGAGTCAACACGAGTCCGGTCGACGCCCGCACCGGGGTTGTCATGCCTCGCGCGGTATCGAGCAGTTCGAGGAACGCTGGTTCCAGGCACCGGACGAGCTCTACCCCTGGCCGGTCCGGGACGCCGCGACGCTCCTGCTCGGCAGGGTCTCCCCAGAATCACGGCATACCTCGACAGCAATCCGTGGAGAGAGCGTCCGTGGGAACGCGCGACCACCTGAACCACCGCGCGCGCCTGGCGTGCACCACTCGGCCGACGCCAGGGCGTCAGCGACACACGATCGCGACGTTGAGGAAGAGGCAGCACGAGCTCACGGTGCACAAGACGAGCGCAGAACCGGCTCGAACCGCGACGTCGACGCCGCCGCGGTGACGTCGGGTCACGGGCAACGTCTGCTCCACGGCCACGAGGCCCAACCAGCCGAGCAGTACGAGCGGAAACCAGAGATCCCAGGAAGCGTCGTCGAACGCGCTCGCGTTTCCGTTCCCGCCGTGGTTGGGGCAATCCTCGTAGCGCGTGACCGGGTCGAGGACCATCAGCAGCGCCGCGATGGCCGCGCCGCCGACGAGGCAGGCCCAGAATCCGCTGAGCCGTGACGGGCGCCACCGACGGTCGACCATCAGCTCAGCCTAGAAGCGCCCCCGCGCGCGGTTGCGCAGACCCGTGCCGCCACCGCGAAGGTGCGGTGTCCCCGCTGCCACTCGCCGGATGAACTCCGGTGCGGTGGTCAGCCCGGCCAGCTGAGGCGCGGCGCCCGGCCGAGGAACTCGGCGTAGCCGGTCAGCGCGCGCTCCACCCGCGCCCGCACCCGCTCGGTCAGCGGCACGAGCGGGTGCACCGTCACTGTCACCCGGGTCGGGTCGAGCGTGCGCTTCCAGGTGCCCACGACGCGGCCGGCGCGCACGATCGTCGCCTGGAAGACGCCGTTGCCGCCGGGCACGATCGCCTTGACGTGGGCGGGATCGACCATGAGGGACCGGTCGCGGTAGCCCAGCAGGTACTCGTCGAAGCCGGGCAGCACCAGCACGTCGTCGACCCGGCGCGGCGCGGTGTCGAGCAGCACCGGATCGACCACGGCGGCCTCGCCGTCCACCAGTACCGGCGCGAGTGCGTCACCGGCGGCGGCGAACCCCCGGCGGGCGTCGGTGAGGGTGAGCCCGGTCCAGCCGGCGAACTCCCGTGCGGTGACCGGCCCGTGGGAGCGGATGTAGCGGTGGGCGAGCGTGGCCAGCGCCTCGTCCCGGTCGGGCCGGTGCGGCTGCGGCGCCCACTCGTCGAGCAGGGCGAAGGTCTGCTCGGTGCCGACGTTCGGTGCCAGGCAGGTGACGCCCCGGACGCTCGCGTACCAGAGCAGGTGGTAGCCGCGCTGCCCGGAGGTGGCTATGCCGGCGGCCTCCAGCGTGGCCAGGCACTCGGCCCGGGTCAGCCGGCCACCGCCGGCCAGCGCTCCGCCGAGCACCTCGACCGCCCGCTCCGCGTCGGCCTCGCTGAGCCCGAGCTGCGCCCACCGGGTCGCCGCGCCGGCCAGCGACCGTACGCCGGTCAGCTCCAGCATCCAGCGGGCGTCGCGGGGCGGCACCAGGTGCACGGTGC
This genomic window contains:
- a CDS encoding ABC transporter ATP-binding protein is translated as MADIVLDKVSKKFPDGTVAVADVDLEIADGEFVILVGPSGCGKSTTLNMIAGLEDISSGELRIGGERVNDKAPRDRDIAMVFQSYALYPNMTVRENMAFPLRLAKLDKETINTKVEEAAKVLELTALLDRKPANLSGGQRQRVAMGRAIVRQPKAFLMDEPLSNLDAKLRVQMRTVVSRLQKQLGTTTVYVTHDQTEAMTLGDRVVIMRGGAVQQVGPPQELYDHPRNLFVAGFIGSPSMNFLHAVVQDGALRTALGEVPLGDRVRRQLEGADAPRELILGIRPEHFEDADLVDEDTRRRGMEFEAPAEIVESMGSDKYVYFTVEGERASAAELEELAADAGASDFTGAGANLVTRLSAESPVVEGETRRVWFNLEKIHLFDPSNGRNLTLHEGRSAGALAD
- a CDS encoding YsnF/AvaK domain-containing protein, with translation MKLNAQQVSSLYGQNVTDRSGSKIGSVGQIWADNAGEPTWVSVKTGVMGRKESMAPLQKAQIAGGALAVDYDKSTVKDAPTVDADTDEPLSTAQVEQLYRHYQLAPQPAPAAPPARERGRAPGAGEDLIRSEERLRVGTESQPAGTARLRKYVVSEDVHTTVPVEHDEVYVEREPISAANARNVNADIGEAEQEMTLRAERPVVRKETVPVERVHLTKDEVVDQRAIDEQVRREQVEADIPERSRRRR
- a CDS encoding DinB family protein, with the protein product MDGSEKNALLAFLEAQRASVLAIIDGLDAEALTTAVLPSGWTPLGLIEHLGYAERHWFQEVATGAAEPLAWPDDDHTPLTTPRPPSVVLAFYRDQCARSNAVLAATPLSTPPRGRHPGPLGDETTDLRRIVLHMIEETARHAGHLDVARELLDGTTGLGPR
- a CDS encoding SAM-dependent methyltransferase, which translates into the protein MDRQRLSSIAHSHHPIAAPIFGVNVNRLLRRAGRQPAARVLDLGCGEGAWALQALAHYPDGHADGVDVSRYALERAAGAAAERGLAERLTLHERDARTYVPDGDYDLVLCVGSTHAFGGFGETLKLAGRQVNADGILLVGEGFWQVPPAPEALAALDAKREDFTDLAGLVDAAEQAGWTPVYAHVSDAAEWDDYEWSWIGSLTEWALDNPGHPDAAQALTVAAEHRDQWLRGYRNVLGFVTLVLRRI
- a CDS encoding winged helix DNA-binding domain-containing protein, coding for MTSLLLRPHPAAAPATVADVVQWFGAMQAQDLASGMWSLGVRLPGHDHAAVHAALERREALRTWPMRGTVHLVPPRDARWMLELTGVRSLAGAATRWAQLGLSEADAERAVEVLGGALAGGGRLTRAECLATLEAAGIATSGQRGYHLLWYASVRGVTCLAPNVGTEQTFALLDEWAPQPHRPDRDEALATLAHRYIRSHGPVTAREFAGWTGLTLTDARRGFAAAGDALAPVLVDGEAAVVDPVLLDTAPRRVDDVLVLPGFDEYLLGYRDRSLMVDPAHVKAIVPGGNGVFQATIVRAGRVVGTWKRTLDPTRVTVTVHPLVPLTERVRARVERALTGYAEFLGRAPRLSWPG